The Anticarsia gemmatalis isolate Benzon Research Colony breed Stoneville strain chromosome 29, ilAntGemm2 primary, whole genome shotgun sequence genome window below encodes:
- the LOC142984982 gene encoding histone H4, whose amino-acid sequence MTGRGKGGKGLGKGGAKRHRKVLRDNIQGITKPAIRRLARRGGVKRISGLIYEETRGVLKVFLENVIRDAVTYTEHAKRKTVTAMDVVYALKRQGRTLYGFGG is encoded by the coding sequence ATGACCGGCCGCGGAAAGGGAGGAAAAGGTCTGGGAAagggaggagccaagcgccacAGGAAAGTGCTTCGCGATAACATCCAGGGTATCACGAAGCCCGCCATCCGTCGTCTCGCGCGCAGAGGCGGCGTCAAGCGTATCTCCGGTCTTATTTACGAGGAGACTCGCGGTGTGCTGAAGGTGTTCCTCGAGAACGTGATCCGCGACGCCGTCACATACACCGAGCACGCCAAGAGGAAGACCGTCACCGCCATGGACGTCGTCTacgcgctgaaacgtcaaggcCGCACCCTGTACGGTTTCGGCGGTTAA
- the LOC142985126 gene encoding uncharacterized protein LOC142985126: MADTAVAAEAPAPATPAKKQARQAGGAKKPKAKPTHPKTSEMVNNAIKEMKERSGSSLQAIKKYIAAQYKVDAEKLAPFIRKYLKSAVESGALIQTKGKGASGSFKLESKSAAAKKPSASAGAGKAAAGKGAAAASKAGKKATASAAGAKSKKAAAASASASASPSKAKASAAAKDKKAAAAAKKKPAAKKAAAPAKAKGGAAPKAKKTAKPPTKKPKAPKPKKAAATPKSKPAAKKAAAAKK; this comes from the coding sequence atggCCGATACAGCAGTCGCCGCCGAAGCTCCCGCTCCCGCTACACCAGCAAAGAAACAGGCAAGACAGGCGGGCGGCGCTAAGAAACCTAAGGCGAAGCCTACGCACCCGAAGACGTCCGAGATGGTGAACAACGCTATCAAGGAGATGAAGGAGCGCAGCGGATCCTCGCTGCAGGCGATCAAGAAGTACATCGCCGCTCAGTACAAGGTAGACGCCGAGAAGTTGGCGCCGTTCATCAGAAAATACCTGAAGAGCGCCGTCGAGTCCGGCGCGCTCATCCAGACCAAGGGCAAGGGCGCGTCCGGTTCGTTCAAGCTAGAGTCCAAGTCGGCCGCCGCCAAGAAGCCGAGCGCGAGCGCCGGTGCGGGCAAGGCAGCCGCCGGCAAGGGTGCAGCGGCAGCGTCGAAGGCCGGCAAGAAGGcgaccgcctccgccgccggcgccAAGAGCAAGAAGGCCGCAGCCGCGTCCGCGTCtgcctccgcatcgccgtccaaaGCCAAGGCTTCGGCCGCCGCGAAggacaagaaggccgccgccgccgcgaagaagaagcccgccgccaagaaggccgccgcgcccgccaaggCCAAGGGCGGCGCCGCACCCAAGGCTAAGAAGACCGCGAAGCCACCCACGAAGAAGCCGAAGGCGCCCAAgcccaagaaggccgccgctacGCCCAAGTCCAAGCCCGCCGCGAAGAAGGCAGCCGCAGCCAAGAAGTAA
- the LOC142984981 gene encoding histone H3 codes for MARTKQTARKSTGGKAPRKQLATKAARKSAPATGGVKKPHRYRPGTVALREIRRYQKSTELLIRKLPFQRLVREIAQDFKTDLRFQSSAVMALQEASEAYLVGLFEDTNLCAIHAKRVTIMPKDIQLARRIRGERA; via the coding sequence ATGGCGCGTACCAAGCAGACCGCTCGCAAGTCCACCGGTGGTAAGGCACCGAGGAAGCAGCTCGCCACCAAGGCGGCCCGCAAGAGCGCACCGGCAACCGGTGGTGTCAAGAAGCCCCATCGTTACAGGCCCGGAACCGTAGCGCTCCGTGAGATTCGTCGTTACCAGAAGAGTACCGAGCTGTTGATCCGCAAGCTTCCGTTCCAGCGTTTGGTGCGTGAGATCGCTCAAGACTTCAAGACCGATCTCCGTTTCCAGAGCTCCGCTGTGATGGCCCTGCAGGAGGCCAGCGAGGCTTACCTCGTCGGTCTCTTCGAAGACACCAACCTTTGCGCCATCCACGCCAAGCGTGTCACCATCATGCCCAAGGATATACAGCTGGCGCGCAGGATCCGCGGAGAGCGCGCCTAA
- the LOC142984983 gene encoding histone H2A, whose product MSGRGKGGKVKGKAKSRSNRAGLQFPVGRIHRLLRNGNYAERVGAGAPVYLAAVMEYLAAEVLELAGNAARDNKKTRIIPRHLQLAIRNDEELNKLLSGVTIAQGGVLPNIQAVLLPKKTEKKA is encoded by the coding sequence ATGTCGGGCCGCGGCAAAGGTGGCAAAGTCAAGGGAAAGGCAAAGTCTCGCTCCAACCGTGCCGGTCTTCAGTTCCCCGTCGGTCGTATCCACAGGCTCCTGCGTAACGGCAATTACGCCGAGCGCGTCGGTGCCGGTGCACCAGTGTACCTGGCCGCCGTCATGGAGTACTTGGCCGCTGAGGTTCTCGAGTTGGCCGGCAACGCAGCGAGGGACAACAAGAAGACCAGGATCATTCCCCGTCACCTTCAGTTGGCCATCCGCAACGACGAGGAGTTGAACAAACTGCTCTCCGGCGTGACCATCGCCCAAGGCGGTGTCCTGCCGAACATCCAGGCGGTCCTGCTGCCCAAGAAGACCGAGAAGAAGGCTTAA